In one window of Planctomycetota bacterium DNA:
- a CDS encoding bile acid:sodium symporter, with product MPDAQEQPENGREAQPHTPGKGLGVFEKYLTLWVILCIVGGIVLGKFAPGFAKSLDGMAIYVNDAPVVSIPIAVCLFFMMYPIMVKIDFAEVLKAGKSVRPVGLTLFVNWAVKPFTMYAIAFLFLGVVFRGFIGPDAVDHVKMPFGLDLGVGEAYGAGTVVLVDGVKMLAVPLWRSYLAGCILLGVAPCTAMVLVWGYLAKGNDGHTLVMVAINSLTMLFLYGPLGGFLLGVGRLPVPWQALVLSIAIYVALPLVAGYVSRKWLIAAKGAVWFREKFLHVLTPITIIALLVTLVLLFSFKGEVILSNPLTILWIAIPLFIQ from the coding sequence ATGCCGGACGCACAAGAACAGCCCGAGAACGGGCGCGAGGCGCAACCTCACACGCCGGGCAAGGGTCTCGGCGTCTTCGAGAAGTACCTGACGCTATGGGTGATCCTCTGCATCGTCGGGGGCATCGTGCTGGGGAAGTTCGCCCCCGGCTTCGCCAAGTCGCTCGACGGCATGGCCATCTACGTCAACGACGCGCCGGTCGTTTCGATCCCGATTGCCGTGTGCCTCTTCTTCATGATGTATCCGATTATGGTGAAGATTGATTTCGCCGAGGTCCTGAAGGCCGGCAAGAGCGTGCGGCCGGTAGGCCTGACGCTCTTCGTCAACTGGGCCGTCAAGCCCTTCACCATGTACGCCATTGCCTTCCTTTTCCTGGGCGTCGTGTTCCGGGGATTCATCGGCCCCGACGCGGTGGACCACGTGAAGATGCCGTTCGGCCTGGACCTCGGGGTTGGCGAGGCCTACGGCGCGGGCACGGTGGTTCTGGTGGACGGCGTGAAGATGCTCGCGGTGCCCCTGTGGCGGAGTTACCTCGCCGGGTGCATTCTCTTGGGCGTCGCGCCGTGCACGGCAATGGTGCTGGTGTGGGGATACCTGGCGAAAGGGAACGACGGGCACACGCTGGTGATGGTGGCGATCAACTCGCTGACGATGCTCTTTCTGTACGGTCCGCTCGGCGGGTTCCTCTTGGGCGTCGGCCGGCTGCCGGTGCCGTGGCAGGCGCTCGTGCTTTCGATCGCCATCTATGTGGCCCTGCCGCTGGTGGCCGGCTACGTCTCACGCAAGTGGCTCATCGCCGCCAAGGGTGCGGTCTGGTTCCGCGAGAAGTTTCTCCATGTATTGACGCCCATCACCATCATCGCCCTCCTGGTGACGCTGGTGCTCCTGTTCTCGTTCAAGGGCGAGGTCATCTTGTCGAACCCGCTGACGATCCTGTGGATCGCCATTCCGCTCTTCATCCAA
- a CDS encoding metalloregulator ArsR/SmtB family transcription factor → MNTKTQARFEARARVLKAVAHPTRLFIVEELSHGARCVCELTEMVGADMSTVSKHLTVLRSAGIVEDEKRGNQVFYALRCPCVVNFLGCIEDVLKQRAKGEMELVR, encoded by the coding sequence ATGAACACGAAAACGCAGGCACGGTTTGAGGCGCGGGCGCGGGTGCTGAAGGCCGTGGCGCACCCGACGCGGCTGTTCATCGTCGAGGAACTTTCGCATGGCGCGCGGTGCGTCTGCGAGTTGACCGAGATGGTGGGGGCCGACATGTCCACCGTCTCGAAGCACCTGACGGTGCTGCGGTCGGCGGGGATCGTCGAGGACGAGAAGCGCGGGAACCAGGTGTTCTATGCGCTACGGTGCCCGTGCGTGGTGAACTTCCTGGGGTGCATCGAGGACGTCCTGAAGCAGCGCGCGAAGGGCGAGATGGAACTGGTCCGGTAG
- a CDS encoding permease, with translation MKDWKKFAVLVAVFLVAYFLPLGSAKVSNAVLEAFRLLQWYAINHTLACVVPAMFIAGAIATFLSQASVMRYLGPRANRPLAYTVASVSGIVLAVCSCSVLPMFAGIYTMGAGLGPASAFLYSGPAINVMAIFLSARVLGLDLGVARAIGAVVFAFVIGLAMALVFRRSEKKRADVAMQMPEAPHSPRPLWKTALYFLCMILFLVFSDWYNTNDVTITMTDGTVLEANIRYSTQDSLDVQKYEADGRLGTEVRRLSRTDIAQVEPKPGFVMTVHGIKWYLAGGMGLAVLVMLWRWFSRDETKQWMQATWDFGLMIVPLLFGGVFVTGFIGALIPETYVATLVGGNGLIANFVAAFVGMIWYFATLTEIPIVEMLLRLGMGRGPALALLLAGPALSLPSILVIYKVVGFRKTFVFCLLTVVMSTLVGWIFGMFVS, from the coding sequence CGCGATCAACCACACGCTGGCGTGCGTGGTGCCGGCCATGTTCATCGCGGGGGCGATTGCGACGTTTCTGTCGCAGGCGTCCGTGATGCGGTATCTGGGGCCCCGGGCCAATCGGCCGCTGGCCTACACGGTGGCGTCGGTGTCCGGGATCGTCCTGGCCGTCTGTTCGTGCAGCGTGCTGCCGATGTTCGCCGGCATCTACACGATGGGGGCGGGGCTGGGGCCTGCCAGCGCATTTCTGTATTCCGGGCCGGCCATCAACGTGATGGCCATTTTCCTGTCGGCCCGGGTGCTGGGGCTCGACCTGGGCGTGGCGCGGGCGATCGGGGCGGTGGTATTCGCGTTCGTCATCGGCCTGGCGATGGCGCTGGTCTTTCGCCGGAGCGAGAAAAAGCGTGCGGATGTGGCCATGCAGATGCCGGAGGCGCCGCACAGCCCGCGGCCGCTGTGGAAGACGGCGCTCTACTTCCTCTGCATGATCCTCTTCCTCGTGTTCAGCGACTGGTATAACACCAACGACGTGACCATCACGATGACGGACGGGACGGTCCTGGAAGCGAACATCCGCTATTCGACGCAGGACTCACTCGACGTGCAGAAGTACGAGGCGGACGGGCGGCTGGGGACGGAGGTCCGCCGACTGAGCCGCACCGACATCGCCCAGGTGGAACCGAAGCCGGGTTTCGTGATGACGGTCCACGGCATCAAGTGGTATCTGGCGGGAGGGATGGGCCTGGCGGTCCTCGTGATGCTCTGGCGGTGGTTCTCGCGCGACGAGACCAAGCAGTGGATGCAGGCGACGTGGGACTTCGGCCTGATGATCGTGCCCCTGCTCTTCGGCGGCGTGTTCGTGACGGGCTTCATTGGCGCTCTGATTCCGGAGACGTACGTCGCCACCCTGGTCGGCGGGAACGGCCTCATCGCCAACTTCGTCGCGGCGTTCGTCGGGATGATCTGGTACTTCGCCACGCTCACGGAGATTCCGATCGTGGAGATGCTGCTGCGGCTGGGGATGGGGCGCGGGCCCGCGCTGGCGCTCCTCTTGGCCGGGCCGGCCCTCTCGCTCCCGAGCATCCTGGTCATCTACAAAGTGGTCGGCTTCCGCAAGACGTTTGTGTTCTGTCTGCTGACGGTCGTGATGTCCACCCTCGTGGGCTGGATCTTTGGAATGTTCGTTTCCTGA